A genome region from Candidatus Dormiibacterota bacterium includes the following:
- the trxA gene encoding thioredoxin, translating into MNATANEPALVRCPNCGKMNRVPPAAGGVPHCGNCGHTLPWLAESGEAEYPAVVEQSALPVLVDFWAPWCGPCRIVSPVVERIATDLPGKLKLVKVNSDNAPNLSQRFGIRGIPTLVLIDHGKEIARITGAYPEPALRSWVDQHLPKPAAKT; encoded by the coding sequence ATGAACGCCACCGCGAACGAACCGGCGCTGGTCCGCTGCCCAAACTGCGGCAAGATGAACCGCGTCCCACCGGCGGCGGGCGGCGTCCCGCATTGTGGCAACTGCGGCCACACGTTGCCATGGCTGGCCGAAAGCGGTGAGGCGGAGTATCCGGCGGTCGTCGAGCAAAGCGCGCTGCCGGTGCTGGTCGATTTTTGGGCACCGTGGTGCGGCCCCTGCCGGATCGTGTCGCCTGTCGTCGAAAGGATTGCGACGGATCTGCCCGGCAAGCTGAAGCTTGTCAAGGTCAACAGCGATAACGCGCCGAACCTGTCCCAGCGGTTTGGCATTCGCGGCATCCCGACCCTTGTCTTGATCGATCACGGGAAGGAGATCGCGCGCATCACGGGGGCCTACCCTGAACCGGCATTGCGGAGCTGGGTCGACCAACATTTGCCCAAGCCGGCCGCAAAGACGTAG
- a CDS encoding cytochrome d ubiquinol oxidase subunit II encodes MTNLTLADGIAAILLLALTAYAVLAGADFGGGVWDLFASGPRRKAQRTAIAGAMGPVWEANHVWLIFLLVGLFTAFPTVFAALSVALYLPFTIALLGIILRGAAFAFQAHGEEAVGELAPWGFVFGAASIIAPAFLGAALAAVATGSVRAAGGPDVTTGWISWLAIDMALLAIALAAYLAATYLMVETEDDPPLQADFRRRAFGAAIVSGILAVAGLVLAWRQAPLLWSDLTGRGLWLLIIALANGPIAALAVWRGSPRIARVAVAAQMVFVLWAWAVGQWPALVPPDFTIHGSAATETTLRALTITIAVGMVVLAPSLWLLFHVFKGRNPAAALTHPSP; translated from the coding sequence ATGACCAACTTGACGCTCGCCGACGGCATCGCAGCGATCCTTTTGCTCGCCCTGACCGCCTACGCGGTGCTGGCTGGCGCGGACTTCGGCGGCGGCGTCTGGGATCTCTTCGCGTCTGGCCCTCGGAGGAAAGCGCAGCGGACCGCGATCGCGGGAGCGATGGGACCCGTGTGGGAGGCGAACCATGTCTGGCTGATCTTTCTGCTTGTCGGCCTCTTCACCGCCTTCCCCACGGTGTTCGCCGCGCTGAGCGTTGCCCTCTACCTGCCATTCACGATCGCATTGCTGGGCATCATCCTGCGCGGCGCGGCGTTCGCTTTCCAGGCCCACGGCGAGGAGGCCGTTGGCGAGCTCGCGCCCTGGGGCTTCGTCTTCGGCGCCGCCAGCATCATCGCGCCGGCGTTTCTTGGAGCCGCGCTGGCCGCTGTTGCCACGGGCTCGGTCCGGGCCGCCGGCGGACCGGATGTGACCACGGGTTGGATTAGTTGGCTTGCCATCGACATGGCCTTACTGGCGATCGCCCTCGCCGCCTACCTCGCAGCGACCTACCTGATGGTCGAAACGGAGGACGACCCGCCCCTACAGGCCGATTTCCGCCGGCGCGCCTTCGGTGCCGCGATCGTCTCCGGCATCCTGGCCGTGGCTGGCCTCGTTCTCGCCTGGCGACAGGCACCGCTGTTATGGTCCGACCTCACCGGTCGAGGCCTCTGGCTGTTGATCATCGCGCTGGCGAATGGTCCGATCGCCGCGCTCGCGGTCTGGCGCGGGTCGCCCAGGATCGCCCGAGTCGCGGTGGCGGCGCAGATGGTCTTCGTCCTCTGGGCGTGGGCCGTCGGCCAATGGCCGGCGCTCGTGCCCCCCGACTTCACGATTCACGGGAGTGCGGCGACAGAGACCACCCTGCGCGCGCTGACGATCACGATAGCCGTGGGGATGGTCGTCCTCGCGCCATCGCTATGGCTGCTCTTCCACGTCTTCAAAGGCCGCAACCCAGCCGCGGCGCTCACCCACCCCAGCCCCTAA